A section of the Pseudomonas sp. FP453 genome encodes:
- a CDS encoding glutathione S-transferase family protein, protein MSELILHHYPQSPFAEKARLLLGFKGLSWHSVLIPPVMPKPDFTALTGGYRKTPVLQVGADIYCDTALIARRLEQEKSAPALFPQGLELVTQGFAAWADSVVFSHAVALVFQPESLAVKFAKVPPEMLQVLVADRGKLFSGGTATRVQLDQALHQWPAIVSRIDQQLQHQAGDFLFGEPSIADFSLAHPLWFLKGSSVTAPLVDAYPAVAAWLDRVLSFGHGTSTQMSAEQALEISRNATPANLPDEVFADLNGFAPGQQVTVSATDYGTDPVAGELLFAGREELILRRTDERAGTVHVHFPRMGFRIQAQ, encoded by the coding sequence ATGTCTGAGTTGATCCTGCACCACTACCCGCAATCCCCCTTCGCGGAAAAAGCCCGTCTGTTGCTGGGCTTCAAGGGCTTGTCCTGGCATTCGGTGCTGATTCCGCCGGTGATGCCCAAGCCGGATTTCACTGCCCTCACCGGCGGCTATCGCAAGACCCCGGTGCTGCAAGTGGGCGCGGATATCTACTGCGACACGGCCTTGATCGCCCGGCGCCTGGAGCAGGAAAAATCCGCCCCGGCGCTGTTTCCCCAAGGTTTGGAACTGGTCACTCAGGGCTTCGCTGCCTGGGCCGATTCGGTGGTGTTTTCCCATGCGGTGGCGCTGGTGTTCCAGCCCGAATCCCTGGCGGTGAAATTCGCCAAGGTGCCGCCAGAAATGCTCCAGGTGCTGGTGGCCGACCGCGGCAAACTGTTCAGCGGTGGCACGGCGACACGTGTGCAATTGGACCAGGCCCTGCACCAATGGCCGGCGATTGTCAGCCGCATCGATCAGCAATTGCAGCACCAGGCCGGGGACTTCCTGTTCGGCGAGCCTTCGATTGCCGACTTCTCCCTGGCTCACCCGTTGTGGTTCCTCAAAGGCTCTTCCGTGACTGCGCCGCTGGTGGATGCTTATCCTGCCGTCGCCGCCTGGCTGGACCGCGTGTTGAGTTTCGGCCATGGCACGTCCACCCAGATGAGCGCCGAGCAGGCCCTGGAAATTTCGCGCAACGCCACGCCGGCCAATCTGCCGGATGAAGTGTTCGCGGACTTGAATGGCTTCGCCCCAGGCCAGCAGGTGACTGTCAGCGCTACCGATTACGGCACCGACCCCGTCGCTGGCGAACTGCTGTTTGCCGGGCGCGAAGAGCTGATCCTGCGCCGTACCGACGAACGCGCCGGCACCGTGCATGTGCATTTCCCACGCATGGGTTTCCGCATTCAGGCGCAATAA
- a CDS encoding TonB-dependent receptor has protein sequence MKLTAGGWVKQWLGASVLAVSGLALLPLAVAQAQEQQSARFNFALAAKPLPQALSDFSRVTGISVIYTDEAPYGLKAPAVSGQMSAPQALQRLLGNSGFTFRQIDARTLALEPLPTEGAVNLGATTISGVDQQTQDSTSYQPPPTSSVMRSKALLLETPQTVNVVPAQVLRDQTPRNLDDALGNISGITQANTLASTQDAVMLRGFGDNRNGSIMRDGMPVVQGRALNATAERVEVLKGPSSLLYGIQDPGGVVNIVSKKPELVQSTALTVRGSTFGGGKNGSGGSLDTTGPIGDSGLAYRLIVDHEDEDYWRNFGTHRETLVAPSLAWYGDNTKLLFAYEHREFLSPFDRGTAIDKSNHPLDIPSTRRLDEPFNNMEGRSDLYRFEADHDLNDDWKAHFGYSWNRETYDASQVRVSAVATDGTLTRKMDGTKGAITTDRFTTASLEGKVNVFGLQNDLVFGMDDEYRKIYRADLIRQNSRGSFNYYNPVYGNEVAGTTVSAADSAQTDLLRSDSLFFQDAIHLTDQWIFVAGARYQMYDQYAGKGVPFKANTNGNGQAWVPRAGLVYRYTDELSFYGSYTESFKPNSTIAALADGSKLTGDLTPEESKSWELGAKLDIPGRITASAALFNIDKRNVLVSVGSGANTIYSIAGQVRSRGLELDASGQLTDQWSVIGSYAYTDAEDVKDKDPTLEGNRLQNVAKHTGSLSVAYDFGSIFGGDQLRMGTGARYVGERAGDAANDFTLPGYTVADAFATYDTKIDGQKVKFQLNVKNLFDRTYYTSAASRLFVSIGDARQFSVSSTLEF, from the coding sequence ATGAAGTTGACGGCGGGCGGTTGGGTTAAACAGTGGCTGGGAGCCTCGGTCTTGGCGGTCTCGGGGTTGGCATTGCTGCCCCTGGCCGTGGCGCAGGCGCAGGAACAACAAAGCGCCCGGTTCAACTTTGCCCTGGCAGCCAAGCCGCTGCCCCAGGCCCTGAGCGATTTCAGCCGGGTCACCGGGATCAGCGTGATCTACACCGACGAAGCGCCTTATGGCCTCAAGGCCCCGGCCGTCAGCGGGCAGATGAGCGCGCCCCAGGCCCTGCAACGCCTGCTCGGCAACTCGGGCTTCACCTTCCGCCAGATCGATGCGCGCACCCTCGCACTGGAACCGCTGCCCACCGAAGGCGCGGTCAACCTCGGCGCCACCACCATCAGCGGCGTCGACCAGCAGACCCAGGACAGCACCAGCTACCAGCCGCCGCCCACCAGTTCGGTGATGCGCTCCAAGGCGCTGCTGCTGGAAACCCCGCAAACCGTCAACGTCGTCCCCGCCCAAGTGCTGCGCGACCAGACCCCACGCAACCTGGATGACGCCCTCGGCAATATCAGCGGCATCACCCAGGCCAATACCCTTGCCAGCACCCAGGACGCGGTGATGCTGCGCGGCTTTGGCGACAACCGTAACGGTTCGATCATGCGCGACGGCATGCCGGTGGTGCAGGGCCGTGCGCTGAACGCCACGGCCGAGCGCGTCGAAGTGCTCAAGGGCCCGTCGTCGTTGCTGTACGGCATCCAGGACCCGGGCGGCGTGGTCAATATCGTCAGTAAAAAGCCGGAACTGGTGCAGTCCACCGCCCTGACCGTGCGCGGCTCCACCTTTGGCGGCGGCAAGAACGGCAGCGGCGGCAGCCTCGACACCACCGGGCCGATTGGCGACAGCGGCCTGGCTTACCGGCTGATCGTCGACCATGAAGACGAAGACTACTGGCGCAACTTCGGCACCCACCGCGAGACGCTGGTGGCGCCGTCCCTGGCCTGGTACGGCGACAACACCAAGTTGCTGTTTGCCTACGAGCACCGCGAGTTCCTCTCGCCGTTCGACCGTGGCACCGCCATCGACAAGTCCAACCACCCGCTGGACATCCCGTCCACCCGCCGTCTGGACGAGCCCTTCAACAACATGGAAGGCCGCTCCGACCTGTACCGCTTCGAAGCCGACCACGACCTCAACGACGACTGGAAGGCCCACTTCGGCTACAGCTGGAACCGCGAAACCTACGACGCCAGCCAAGTGCGCGTCAGCGCAGTGGCCACCGACGGCACTCTGACCCGCAAGATGGACGGCACCAAAGGCGCGATCACCACCGACCGCTTCACCACCGCCAGCCTCGAAGGCAAGGTCAACGTGTTCGGCCTGCAGAACGACCTGGTGTTCGGCATGGATGATGAGTACCGCAAGATCTACCGCGCCGACCTGATCCGCCAGAACTCGCGTGGCTCGTTCAACTACTACAACCCGGTCTACGGCAACGAAGTCGCCGGCACCACCGTCAGCGCCGCCGACAGCGCCCAGACCGACCTGCTGCGCAGCGACTCGCTGTTCTTCCAGGACGCGATCCACCTCACCGACCAGTGGATCTTCGTCGCCGGTGCGCGCTACCAGATGTACGACCAATACGCCGGCAAGGGCGTGCCGTTCAAGGCCAACACCAACGGTAACGGCCAGGCCTGGGTACCGCGTGCGGGCCTGGTGTATCGCTACACCGACGAGCTGTCCTTCTACGGCAGCTACACCGAATCGTTCAAGCCCAACTCCACCATTGCTGCCCTGGCCGATGGCAGCAAGTTGACCGGTGACCTGACACCCGAGGAATCCAAGTCCTGGGAACTGGGGGCCAAGCTCGATATTCCTGGGCGCATCACTGCCAGCGCGGCGCTGTTCAATATCGACAAGCGCAATGTGTTGGTTTCCGTCGGCTCTGGCGCGAATACCATCTACAGCATTGCCGGCCAAGTGCGTTCTCGTGGCCTGGAACTGGACGCCAGCGGCCAGTTGACCGACCAGTGGAGCGTGATCGGCAGCTATGCCTACACCGACGCCGAAGACGTCAAGGACAAGGATCCGACCCTGGAGGGCAACCGCCTGCAAAACGTCGCCAAGCACACCGGCTCGTTGTCGGTGGCGTACGACTTCGGCAGCATTTTCGGCGGCGACCAGTTGCGTATGGGCACTGGCGCCCGCTACGTCGGCGAGCGCGCAGGCGACGCGGCCAACGACTTCACCCTGCCGGGCTACACCGTGGCGGACGCGTTTGCCACCTACGACACCAAGATCGACGGGCAGAAGGTCAAGTTCCAGCTCAACGTGAAGAACCTGTTCGACCGCACCTACTACACCTCGGCGGCCAGCCGCCTGTTTGTGTCGATTGGCGATGCGCGGCAGTTCTCGGTGTCCAGCACCCTGGAGTTCTAA
- the dacB gene encoding D-alanyl-D-alanine carboxypeptidase/D-alanyl-D-alanine-endopeptidase yields MQFAKLIYTSALLFLLSGCASVSQTATQSSLDQLLADPALHGATVSLTVRDARSGTTLYQHNPRTRLVPASNLKLLTTAAAMDVLGPQYRFATQLLSNGAQQGERLGGNLYLRGLGDPTLQFADYQALAAQLASTGIRQVQGDLVFDDTWFDAERLGVDWSHDDESTYYGAQISALTVSPNADFDAGTVLVTAKAPVRAGQPVAVTIFPPTDYLQLSNRAISGPGNTYGINRRHGTNLLQLSGAVAPGKQSRQLVSVWEPTQLVANLFEQALAQQGITVLGRRVMGGASPATANVLAEHQSAPLQALIAPLLKLSNNNMSEALLKAMGRKTSNAGTASAGVAAVVGFMQRQGLDTTMLRQVDGSGLSRMNLVSSQTLTDLLLAASKQPWFDAWYTALPIAGNRDRMTGGSLRWRLRKTPAADNLHAKTGSMAGVSSLGGYITDAHGRRLVFSMISNNYLASGAQIKALENRVALTLANW; encoded by the coding sequence ATGCAATTTGCAAAGTTGATCTATACCAGCGCACTCCTGTTTTTACTGAGTGGTTGCGCCAGCGTTTCGCAGACAGCCACCCAGTCCTCCCTCGACCAACTCTTGGCCGACCCGGCGCTGCACGGCGCCACGGTGTCGCTGACGGTGCGCGATGCCCGCAGCGGCACCACGCTTTATCAGCACAACCCGCGCACGCGGCTGGTGCCGGCCTCCAACCTCAAGTTGCTGACCACCGCGGCGGCGATGGATGTGCTGGGTCCGCAGTACCGTTTTGCCACCCAGCTGTTGAGCAACGGCGCGCAGCAGGGCGAGCGCCTCGGCGGCAATCTCTACCTGCGCGGCCTGGGCGACCCGACCCTGCAATTCGCCGATTACCAGGCCCTGGCCGCACAACTGGCGAGCACAGGCATCCGCCAGGTGCAGGGCGACCTGGTGTTCGATGACACCTGGTTTGACGCCGAACGGCTGGGCGTCGACTGGTCCCACGATGACGAAAGCACCTACTACGGCGCGCAGATTTCGGCGCTGACCGTGTCACCCAATGCGGATTTCGATGCAGGCACCGTGCTGGTCACGGCCAAGGCGCCGGTGCGGGCTGGCCAGCCCGTGGCGGTGACGATCTTCCCGCCCACCGACTACCTGCAACTGAGCAACCGCGCCATCAGCGGGCCGGGCAACACCTACGGGATCAACCGTCGCCACGGCACCAACCTGTTGCAACTCAGCGGCGCGGTGGCGCCGGGCAAGCAGAGCAGGCAACTGGTGAGCGTGTGGGAACCGACGCAACTGGTGGCCAACCTGTTCGAGCAGGCGCTGGCGCAGCAGGGCATCACCGTGCTCGGCCGTCGCGTGATGGGCGGCGCCAGCCCGGCCACGGCGAACGTGCTGGCCGAGCATCAGTCGGCACCGTTGCAGGCACTGATTGCGCCGCTGCTCAAGCTGTCGAACAACAACATGTCCGAAGCCTTGCTCAAGGCCATGGGCCGCAAGACCTCGAATGCCGGGACGGCGTCGGCCGGCGTGGCGGCGGTGGTGGGCTTCATGCAGCGCCAGGGGCTGGATACGACGATGTTGAGGCAGGTGGACGGCTCGGGCCTGTCGCGGATGAACCTGGTGTCTTCGCAAACCCTCACCGACCTGTTGCTGGCCGCAAGCAAACAGCCGTGGTTCGACGCCTGGTACACCGCGCTGCCAATTGCCGGCAACCGCGACCGCATGACCGGCGGCAGCCTGCGCTGGCGTCTGCGCAAGACCCCGGCGGCCGATAACCTGCACGCCAAGACCGGCTCCATGGCCGGCGTTTCCTCATTGGGTGGCTACATCACCGACGCCCACGGGCGCCGCCTGGTGTTCTCGATGATCAGCAACAACTACCTGGCCAGTGGCGCGCAGATCAAGGCCCTGGAAAACCGCGTCGCATTGACCCTGGCCAACTGGTGA
- a CDS encoding IclR family transcriptional regulator: MEKPRDTGKQKVRSAEVGTDILKALAELSPATSLSRLAEHVQMPASKVHRYLQALIASGFAEQNTATNHYGLGREALRVGLAALGSMDVLKVGALPLAELRDELNETCFLAVWGNQGATVVHIEPAVRAITVVTQLGSVLPLLSSSTGLVFSAFLPSRETVDLRAREIEAGIAHALADDQAYATMCEQIRNRGLHFVHGLLMPGVDALSAPVFNAVGQVAAVMTVVGPTSLFHADEDGPAAQHLLAATRAVSWRMGYQP; encoded by the coding sequence ATGGAAAAGCCCCGCGACACCGGTAAACAGAAAGTCCGCTCGGCCGAAGTGGGCACCGATATCCTCAAGGCCCTGGCTGAACTGTCGCCGGCCACTTCGCTGTCGCGCCTGGCCGAGCATGTGCAGATGCCCGCGAGCAAGGTGCATCGCTATTTGCAGGCGTTGATCGCCTCGGGGTTTGCCGAACAGAACACCGCCACCAACCATTACGGCCTCGGCCGCGAAGCGTTGCGCGTGGGCTTGGCCGCGCTGGGCAGCATGGACGTACTGAAGGTCGGCGCCCTGCCCCTGGCCGAGCTGCGCGATGAATTGAATGAAACCTGCTTTCTGGCGGTATGGGGCAACCAGGGCGCGACCGTGGTGCATATCGAGCCCGCCGTGCGTGCGATCACCGTGGTGACGCAACTGGGTTCGGTGTTGCCGCTGCTCAGTTCGTCCACGGGATTGGTGTTCAGCGCTTTCCTGCCGTCGCGGGAGACGGTGGATCTGAGGGCGCGCGAGATCGAGGCCGGAATCGCCCACGCCCTGGCCGACGATCAGGCCTACGCCACCATGTGCGAACAGATCCGCAACCGTGGCCTGCACTTTGTGCATGGCTTGCTCATGCCGGGTGTGGACGCGTTGTCGGCGCCGGTGTTCAACGCCGTCGGGCAAGTCGCGGCAGTCATGACCGTGGTCGGCCCCACCTCATTGTTCCACGCCGACGAAGACGGCCCGGCGGCGCAGCACTTGCTGGCGGCGACCCGGGCCGTGAGTTGGCGCATGGGTTATCAGCCCTGA
- the hmgA gene encoding homogentisate 1,2-dioxygenase, whose protein sequence is MNLEYLSGFGNEFASEALPGALPVGQNSPQQAPYGLYTELFSGTAFTMVRSEARRTWLYRIQPSANHPAFSKLERQLAGGPLGAVTPNRLRWNPLDIPAEPTDFIDGLVGMVANSGSEKPSGISIHHYCANRSMERVFFNADGELLIVPEQGRLRIATELGVLDVEPLEIVVLPRGLKFRVELLDAQARGYVAENHGAPLRLPDLGPIGSNGLANPRDFLTPVAHYEDLKQPTTLVQKFLGELWACELDHSPLNVVAWHGNNVPYKYDLRRFNTIGTVSFDHPDPSIFTVLTSPTSVHGLANLDFVIFPPRWMVAENTFRPPWFHRNLMNEYMGLIQGAYDAKAEGFLPGGASLHSCMSAHGPDGETCTKAINVELAPHKIDNTMAFMFETSQVLRPTRFALDCPQLQPAYDACWASLPVTFNPNRR, encoded by the coding sequence ATGAACCTCGAATACCTGTCGGGCTTCGGCAACGAATTCGCCAGCGAAGCCCTGCCCGGCGCATTGCCGGTCGGCCAGAACTCCCCGCAACAAGCGCCCTACGGGCTGTACACCGAACTCTTCTCCGGCACGGCCTTCACCATGGTCCGCAGCGAAGCCCGGCGCACCTGGCTGTACCGCATCCAGCCGTCGGCCAATCACCCGGCGTTTAGCAAGCTGGAGCGGCAACTGGCCGGTGGGCCGCTGGGGGCGGTAACGCCGAACCGCTTGCGCTGGAACCCGTTGGATATTCCCGCTGAGCCGACGGATTTCATCGACGGTCTGGTCGGCATGGTTGCCAATTCCGGGTCGGAAAAACCTTCAGGCATCAGCATCCACCACTACTGCGCCAACCGCTCGATGGAGCGCGTGTTCTTCAACGCCGATGGCGAACTGCTGATCGTCCCCGAGCAAGGGCGCCTGCGCATCGCCACCGAACTGGGCGTGCTGGACGTGGAGCCGCTGGAAATCGTCGTGCTGCCCCGTGGCCTCAAATTCCGCGTCGAACTGCTGGACGCCCAGGCGCGCGGCTATGTCGCGGAAAACCACGGCGCACCGCTGCGCCTGCCGGACCTCGGCCCCATCGGCAGCAACGGCCTGGCCAACCCGCGGGATTTCCTCACGCCGGTGGCGCACTACGAAGACCTGAAACAGCCTACAACCCTGGTGCAGAAATTCCTCGGCGAACTGTGGGCTTGCGAGCTCGACCATTCGCCGCTCAACGTGGTCGCCTGGCACGGCAACAACGTGCCGTACAAATACGACCTGCGCCGCTTCAACACCATCGGCACGGTCAGTTTCGATCACCCGGACCCGTCGATCTTCACCGTGTTGACCTCGCCCACCAGCGTGCACGGCCTGGCCAACCTCGACTTCGTGATCTTCCCGCCGCGCTGGATGGTGGCCGAGAACACCTTCAGACCGCCGTGGTTCCACCGCAATCTGATGAACGAATACATGGGCCTGATCCAGGGCGCCTACGACGCCAAGGCCGAAGGTTTCCTGCCCGGTGGCGCGTCGCTGCACAGCTGCATGAGCGCCCACGGCCCCGACGGCGAAACCTGCACCAAGGCGATCAACGTCGAGCTGGCGCCGCACAAGATCGACAACACCATGGCCTTCATGTTCGAGACCAGCCAAGTGCTGCGCCCGACCCGGTTCGCCCTGGACTGCCCGCAACTGCAACCCGCTTACGATGCGTGCTGGGCCTCGTTGCCCGTCACGTTCAACCCGAATCGGAGATAA
- the fahA gene encoding fumarylacetoacetase, translating to MTQSPSTRSWVASANGHADFPLQNLPLGVFSIDGSAPRSGVAIGDAILDLHAAIDAFEGEARRAVEATAGGQLNAFFELGRGPRVALRERLLELLAEGSPLQSREAQVLHRAADCQMHVPARINDYTDFYVGIEHAQNVGKLFRPDNPLLPNYKYVPIGYHGRASTIRPSGVDVRRPKGQTLPAGHTEPTFGPCARLDYELELGIWIGQGNAMGDSIAIGDAAEHIAGFCLLNDWSARDIQAWEYQPLGPFLSKSFITTISPWVVTAEALEPFRKAQPARPAGDPQPLPYLLDKRDQAAGALDIELEVLLTTAAMREQNLPAHRLALSNSLHMYWTVAQLVAHHSVNGCQLQAGDLFGSGTLSGPQAGQFGSLLEMTEGGKKAIELPSGEVRKFLEDGDEIILRARCSREGFASIGFGECRGTVVAAR from the coding sequence ATGACTCAGTCCCCTTCTACCCGCAGCTGGGTGGCCTCCGCCAACGGTCACGCTGACTTCCCACTGCAAAACCTGCCGCTGGGTGTGTTCAGCATCGACGGCTCGGCACCGCGCAGCGGCGTGGCGATTGGTGATGCGATCCTCGATCTGCATGCGGCCATCGACGCGTTCGAAGGCGAGGCGCGCCGCGCTGTCGAAGCCACTGCCGGTGGCCAGTTGAACGCGTTTTTCGAGCTGGGCCGTGGCCCGCGCGTGGCCTTGCGTGAACGCCTGCTGGAGCTGCTCGCCGAGGGCAGCCCGCTGCAATCCCGTGAAGCCCAGGTGCTGCACCGCGCTGCCGATTGCCAGATGCATGTACCGGCGCGCATCAACGACTACACCGACTTCTACGTCGGTATCGAACATGCGCAGAACGTCGGCAAACTGTTCCGCCCGGACAACCCGCTGCTGCCGAACTACAAGTACGTGCCGATTGGTTATCACGGGCGTGCTTCGACCATTCGCCCGTCGGGTGTTGATGTACGCCGCCCTAAAGGCCAGACCCTGCCTGCCGGTCACACGGAGCCGACGTTCGGCCCGTGCGCCCGCCTGGACTACGAACTGGAACTGGGCATCTGGATCGGCCAGGGCAATGCCATGGGCGACTCGATTGCGATTGGCGACGCCGCCGAACATATCGCCGGTTTCTGCCTGCTCAACGACTGGTCGGCGCGGGATATCCAGGCCTGGGAATACCAGCCGCTGGGGCCGTTCCTGTCGAAAAGTTTCATCACCACCATCTCCCCGTGGGTCGTCACCGCCGAAGCCCTGGAGCCGTTCCGCAAGGCCCAGCCGGCGCGTCCCGCAGGCGATCCACAACCGCTGCCGTACCTGCTGGACAAACGTGACCAGGCCGCTGGCGCGCTGGATATCGAGCTGGAAGTGCTGCTGACCACCGCCGCGATGCGCGAGCAGAACCTGCCGGCCCATCGTCTGGCGCTGAGCAACAGCCTGCACATGTACTGGACGGTCGCGCAGCTGGTGGCGCATCACAGCGTCAACGGCTGCCAGTTGCAGGCCGGTGACCTGTTTGGTTCGGGCACGTTGTCCGGCCCGCAGGCAGGGCAATTCGGCAGCCTGCTGGAAATGACCGAAGGCGGTAAAAAAGCCATCGAGTTGCCATCCGGCGAAGTGCGCAAGTTCCTGGAAGACGGTGACGAAATCATCCTGCGCGCCCGTTGCAGCCGCGAGGGTTTTGCCTCCATCGGCTTTGGCGAATGCCGTGGCACGGTAGTGGCCGCGCGTTAA
- the maiA gene encoding maleylacetoacetate isomerase produces the protein MELYTYYRSTSSYRVRIALALKGVDFTAVPVNLLVPAGGANRQPEYLAINPQGRVPALRTEDGELLIQSPAIIEYLDERYPQAPLLSKDLATRAHERAVASIIGCDIHPLHNSSTQNLLRQWGHDEAQVLAWIGHWISQGLGAVEQLIGDKGFCFGEQPGMADAFLIPQLYAAERFKVPLAAYPRIGRVAALAAQHPAFIQAHPANQPDTP, from the coding sequence ATGGAACTCTATACCTACTACCGTTCTACCTCGTCGTACCGGGTGCGTATCGCCCTGGCGCTCAAGGGCGTGGACTTCACCGCGGTGCCGGTCAACCTGCTGGTGCCGGCCGGTGGCGCGAATCGCCAGCCCGAGTACCTGGCGATCAACCCGCAGGGCCGCGTGCCGGCCTTGCGCACCGAGGACGGCGAGCTGTTGATCCAGTCGCCGGCGATCATCGAGTACCTCGACGAACGTTATCCACAGGCGCCGCTGCTGTCCAAGGACCTGGCCACCCGTGCCCATGAACGTGCGGTGGCGTCGATCATTGGTTGCGATATTCATCCGCTGCACAACTCCAGCACGCAGAACCTGCTGCGGCAGTGGGGGCATGACGAGGCGCAGGTGCTGGCGTGGATCGGCCATTGGATCAGCCAGGGCCTGGGCGCGGTGGAGCAGTTGATTGGCGACAAGGGTTTTTGCTTTGGCGAACAGCCGGGCATGGCCGATGCGTTTCTGATTCCGCAGTTGTATGCGGCGGAGCGCTTCAAGGTGCCGTTGGCGGCGTATCCGCGCATAGGAAGGGTGGCCGCATTGGCCGCTCAACATCCAGCCTTCATCCAGGCCCATCCCGCCAATCAACCTGACACACCCTGA
- a CDS encoding aromatic acid/H+ symport family MFS transporter: MHNQIASFRAALDARPVSRYQWLILLLLALLLVTDGYDAQVLGYVVPALAKDWGLEKAAFGPVFSANLLGLTLGSLLVTPLADRFGVRRILLGCVLIYASLTLLMVFANSLTSLMAARFICGIGMGGAMPSAMALMSDYSPPRLRTLMVTLAACGFSFGGAAGGFVAAGFIDSFGWQAVFLAGGVTPLLLFPFLLWLLPESLPRLLRDAPPYARLHQVTTRMLPGWQAPLASTAENLQEQGSKLTVVELFRNGYARPTLLIWATFFVSLILLYFMISWLPSLLLESGLALKQANLVTSMFLFAGTLGAIGMAWFADRLKSKVRLLSGVLAAAALCTILLGLNHDNPRYLVACVFAAGFCIIGGQLTLNAFASNFYPAHVRATGTGWALGVGRFGSILGPLFGSLLLAMHIPVQQIFFFCAIPAVMAALLIIQVRSPGSSEPVSPLHGDILKAPANH, translated from the coding sequence ATGCACAATCAGATTGCCAGCTTTCGCGCGGCACTCGACGCCCGTCCGGTGTCGCGTTACCAGTGGTTGATCCTCCTGTTGCTGGCGCTGTTGCTGGTGACCGATGGCTATGACGCTCAGGTGCTGGGTTATGTAGTACCGGCCCTGGCCAAGGATTGGGGCCTGGAAAAAGCCGCGTTCGGTCCGGTCTTCAGCGCCAACCTGCTGGGCCTGACCCTCGGCTCGCTGCTGGTCACGCCGCTGGCCGATCGCTTTGGTGTGCGGCGCATTCTGTTGGGCTGCGTGCTGATCTACGCCAGCCTCACGCTGTTGATGGTGTTCGCCAACTCACTGACCAGCCTGATGGCCGCGCGTTTTATCTGCGGCATCGGCATGGGCGGCGCCATGCCCAGCGCCATGGCGCTGATGTCGGATTACTCACCCCCGCGCCTGCGCACCTTGATGGTGACGCTGGCCGCGTGTGGTTTCTCGTTTGGCGGCGCGGCCGGTGGGTTTGTGGCCGCCGGGTTTATCGACAGCTTCGGCTGGCAGGCGGTGTTCCTCGCCGGTGGCGTGACGCCGCTGCTGCTGTTCCCGTTTCTGCTGTGGCTGCTGCCGGAATCATTGCCACGTTTGCTGCGGGATGCGCCGCCGTATGCACGCTTGCACCAGGTCACCACGCGCATGCTGCCTGGTTGGCAGGCGCCGCTGGCCAGCACGGCAGAAAACCTACAGGAGCAGGGCAGCAAACTGACGGTGGTGGAGCTGTTCCGTAACGGTTATGCGCGCCCGACCTTGCTGATCTGGGCGACGTTTTTTGTCAGCCTGATCCTGCTGTATTTCATGATCAGCTGGCTACCGTCATTGCTATTGGAAAGTGGCCTGGCCCTCAAGCAAGCCAACCTGGTGACCTCGATGTTCCTGTTTGCCGGCACCCTGGGTGCCATCGGCATGGCCTGGTTTGCCGACCGCTTGAAAAGCAAAGTGCGCCTGTTGTCGGGTGTGTTGGCGGCGGCTGCACTGTGCACCATTTTGCTCGGCCTGAACCACGACAACCCGCGTTATCTGGTGGCCTGCGTGTTTGCCGCCGGGTTCTGCATCATCGGTGGGCAACTGACCCTCAACGCCTTCGCCAGCAACTTCTACCCGGCGCATGTGCGCGCCACCGGCACGGGCTGGGCATTGGGCGTGGGGCGGTTTGGCTCGATCCTGGGGCCGCTGTTTGGCAGCCTGTTGTTGGCGATGCATATTCCGGTGCAGCAGATTTTTTTCTTTTGCGCGATTCCGGCGGTGATGGCGGCGTTGTTGATTATCCAGGTGCGATCACCGGGCTCAAGTGAGCCTGTGAGTCCGTTGCATGGCGACATTCTAAAAGCGCCGGCCAATCACTGA